In Oligoflexia bacterium, the following are encoded in one genomic region:
- a CDS encoding DUF3341 domain-containing protein encodes MAKNLVGIVARFQKPGELLKAVKAVKTKGYTKFDAHTPYAVHGLDDAMGLKPSILGWIAAFGALGGGISIFALQAYTSAVDYKIVVSGKPLLSFQAFVPITFEITILGAAIFTVLGMFALNQLPMLYHPLFHSDVIAQTGDDKFAISIDALDPMFDENETADTLKNLGADFVEHVYEGEESE; translated from the coding sequence ATGGCTAAAAATCTTGTAGGTATTGTTGCTCGGTTTCAAAAACCCGGTGAGTTGCTTAAAGCTGTTAAGGCGGTCAAAACCAAGGGTTATACTAAGTTTGATGCACATACGCCTTATGCTGTGCACGGTTTAGATGATGCTATGGGTTTAAAACCTTCTATTTTAGGATGGATTGCAGCCTTTGGTGCTTTAGGTGGAGGGATATCTATTTTTGCCCTGCAAGCCTATACCAGTGCTGTGGATTATAAAATTGTAGTTTCAGGTAAGCCTTTATTAAGTTTTCAAGCTTTTGTGCCCATTACCTTTGAGATAACAATTTTAGGAGCCGCGATTTTTACAGTATTGGGTATGTTTGCTTTAAATCAGCTTCCCATGTTGTATCACCCACTGTTTCACTCAGATGTTATTGCCCAAACAGGCGATGATAAATTTGCAATCAGTATTGATGCACTGGATCCAATGTTTGATGAAAATGAAACAGCGGATACTCTGAAAAATCTAGGTGCAGATTTTGTAGAGCATGTTTATGAAGGAGAAGAAAGTGAATAA
- the nrfD gene encoding polysulfide reductase NrfD, which yields MDGVGVPKYWPFALAFTVSFLLVLFGSIGYLIFKGTGIWGLQTPNAWGWAIINFVFWVGIGHAGTLISAILFLTRQNWRTSINRSAEAMTIFAVICALVFPTIHVGRVWFLHWTMPIPNQMSMWPNFRSPLMWDVFAVSVYFSVSLMFWFVGFIPDFATIRDRSTNMIKKRIFGVLALGWRFSHRHWQNYEKAYLILAGIATPLVLSVHSVVSFDFAVSQVPGWHTTIFPPYFVAGAIFSGFGMVLTLMILARKLLGLKSFITMGHLDKICKILLATGLMVGYAYTIEFFVAWYSANEYESFIFQQRAFGHYAWAYWIMFSCNVFVPQIFWFKKVRQSIPIMFVASILVNVGMWFERFVIVISSLSQDFLPSSWGFFKPTIWDISTFAGTFGLFFTAILLFIRFLPVVAMAEVKGTLPDSQPHHHHDEHHEKHQEEA from the coding sequence ATGGACGGTGTGGGTGTGCCAAAATACTGGCCATTTGCACTGGCTTTTACAGTATCGTTTTTGTTGGTGTTGTTTGGGTCTATTGGCTATCTTATTTTTAAAGGTACAGGAATTTGGGGTTTGCAGACACCCAATGCTTGGGGTTGGGCGATTATTAACTTTGTATTTTGGGTTGGTATTGGTCACGCCGGAACTTTGATTTCAGCTATTTTGTTTTTGACCAGACAAAATTGGCGTACATCCATTAACCGCTCAGCAGAAGCGATGACTATTTTTGCAGTTATTTGTGCCTTGGTTTTTCCAACCATTCACGTAGGTAGGGTTTGGTTTTTGCACTGGACCATGCCAATTCCAAACCAAATGAGCATGTGGCCAAATTTTAGAAGTCCATTGATGTGGGATGTTTTTGCGGTCAGTGTTTATTTTTCAGTGTCTCTGATGTTTTGGTTTGTTGGTTTTATCCCAGATTTTGCAACCATTCGTGATCGTAGCACTAACATGATTAAGAAAAGAATTTTTGGTGTCTTGGCTTTGGGTTGGAGATTCAGTCATAGACATTGGCAAAACTATGAAAAAGCCTATTTGATTTTAGCTGGTATTGCGACACCTTTGGTTTTATCGGTGCACTCAGTGGTGAGTTTTGACTTTGCCGTCAGTCAGGTGCCAGGTTGGCATACAACTATTTTTCCGCCCTACTTTGTGGCAGGGGCAATTTTTTCAGGTTTTGGAATGGTGCTGACATTGATGATTTTGGCGCGTAAATTGTTGGGCCTTAAATCTTTTATCACCATGGGTCACTTGGATAAAATTTGTAAAATTCTTTTAGCTACGGGTTTAATGGTTGGTTATGCCTATACCATAGAGTTTTTTGTTGCTTGGTACAGTGCCAATGAATATGAATCGTTCATTTTTCAACAACGTGCTTTTGGTCATTATGCTTGGGCGTATTGGATTATGTTTAGTTGTAATGTGTTTGTGCCGCAAATTTTTTGGTTTAAAAAAGTGCGTCAGAGTATTCCAATCATGTTCGTAGCATCGATTTTGGTTAATGTGGGCATGTGGTTTGAACGTTTTGTGATTGTTATCTCTTCTTTGTCTCAAGACTTTTTACCGTCCAGTTGGGGTTTCTTTAAGCCTACCATTTGGGATATTTCTACTTTTGCTGGAACCTTTGGGTTGTTTTTTACTGCAATTTTATTGTTTATTCGCTTTTTGCCGGTGGTGGCTATGGCTGAGGTGAAAGGAACTTTACCAGATAGTCAGCCGCATCATCATCATGATGAACACCATGAAAAGCATCAGGAGGAAGCGTAA
- a CDS encoding cytochrome c has product MKEKKVNNFLVRKSVVLVLLLLTASFLSACLRGQPSEKPPLHVFLDMDDQPKYQAYEKNDFFVDGSAMRKPVTGTREFMQKDWSSINGNNPLKADKDTLLLGQERFNIYCSPCHGMVGDGKGIIAKRGAKFGYVAPSSLHDPTVRERNDAHYFDVISNGIRNMGPYASRTTAQERWAIVHYVRALQLSQKSSSKNVPEKYLSENR; this is encoded by the coding sequence ATGAAGGAGAAGAAAGTGAATAATTTTCTTGTACGAAAAAGCGTAGTCTTAGTTCTATTATTGCTTACTGCAAGTTTCCTGAGCGCTTGTTTAAGAGGTCAACCTTCAGAAAAACCACCTCTGCATGTTTTTTTAGATATGGATGATCAACCTAAATATCAAGCGTATGAAAAAAATGATTTTTTTGTTGATGGTTCGGCAATGCGTAAACCAGTCACAGGAACACGTGAGTTTATGCAAAAAGATTGGTCTTCAATTAATGGGAACAATCCACTGAAAGCGGATAAAGATACTTTGTTGTTAGGACAAGAGCGTTTTAACATTTATTGCTCTCCCTGCCATGGTATGGTGGGAGATGGCAAAGGAATTATTGCTAAAAGAGGCGCAAAATTTGGTTATGTAGCCCCAAGCAGTTTACATGACCCTACAGTCAGAGAAAGAAACGATGCACATTATTTTGATGTGATTAGCAATGGCATTAGGAATATGGGACCTTACGCTTCTCGCACTACTGCGCAAGAAAGATGGGCAATTGTACATTATGTTCGTGCATTACAATTAAGCCAAAAGTCATCCAGTAAGAATGTTCCAGAAAAGTATTTAAGCGAGAATAGATAA